CGTGAGCCAGACATTTTTGCTGCTGGACCCCTGCCAGGGTGTGACTGTCATAGACCTTGAAGCGGTCGCACACCAGGACTCCACCAAAGGCGTTGCCGAGCACTGCACGCAACTCGACGTTGGTGTGCTGGAGATTCGCTCGGAACAGCACCGTCTCGGCCGAGCGGAAGGTGCTCACCCAGGCCTGTGTCGCGTTCACTCGCCAGCCCGTGTCGTCGTGGTGGACATAGGGAGCTGCGCGCAGCTCCCGTTCCAGGGACTCGACATGTGTCGCCAGCGGACGTCCATCACGTGCCAGGCGCTGGGCGGCCTGGGTGATGGCCCCCTGGGACACCCGGATGCCGGTGGTCAGTCCCAGCACCCGTGGAATGCGGCGCTGTGGGAGACCAACCTCGTGGTGCAGCGCCTGAATGGTGGCCGCCAGTCGGGGACCACATCGGTGTCCCGTCGCCCCACGTTGGTCCGGTTGGAGGTCGGGATGCGCGCCACGTACAGTCTGCCCGCACTGCGGGCAGACCATCACCGGCACGTGGTAGGCCGTGATCTGCACGGTCTGAGCGGGCAGGTCACTGATCCAGGCGCGGTCGTTACGCTTGAAGATCAACTCGCCGACGTAGCCACAGGCCGTGCAGGTGTTGGGCGCCGGGACGTCGATCACGACGTCCTCCTGCTCGGGAGCAGGAGGACGCTTGTATGTGAAGACGCCTTCCCCAGCGCGACGACCTGCGGTTTTCGGGTGGGCTTTCCGACTTCCCCGGCTATGAGGGGCGGCATACTTGCGTTGCTGACGCTCCAACTGCTCGATGCGCTTCTGAAGCTGTTCGATCTGCTCCGCCTGCTTGCGGATGATCTCGTAGAGATCCTGTTCCGTCAGCGGGGTGGCCATGCGGCTCATCCTAGCGAATGTGACGATGCTGTCCGGCTCGCGGGGTCGCTAATTGATTCCTGCGTTGGAGCGTAACGAGAGGGGTACGATGAGGGCATGCCGCCAGCCTGGCAACCCACCCGGTGGACCCGCGAACAGATGGAAGAACGGCGACTGTTCGCTGAGCCGTATCTCCGCGCAGGGGAGCTCAGCTCCACCCAGATCGCCGAACGGTGCGGCGTCAGCAGCAGTGCCGTTCGACGATGGCGACAACGTCTGCGCACACAGGGCTCTCTTGAAGCCACCATTGCTCCAGGCCGCACACCACGACTGACAGACGCTCAGATCGCCCAGATCATGACGATCCTCAGCGCGGGGCCGGGCCCCGCGCAGGCCCCGAATGCCCGCTGGACGTGCCCACAGGTGCGCGAGCTGATCGGCCAGACCTACGACGTGTGGTACGACGTCGATCACCTCAGTCGGCTCTTACGGCAGTGGGGATTCACACCACAGAAACCGATGAGGCGGGCACGAGAACAGGATCAGGAGGCCCTCGTCACCTGGGTGGACACCACGGTGCCCGAGTTGGAAAAAAAAAGTTGAGGCCGGAGAAACACTCGTCTTCATCGATGAGGTGGGCTTCAGCTTGAAGCCCACCGTGACCCGCACCTGGGCCCCCTGTGGTCAGACGCCCGTGTTGGTGTCCAAGTACCGCTGGGACAGCGTGTCGACGATTGGAGCGATCGCCACGACGGGACAGTTTCTGCAACACACGCATCCAGCGTCGATCAACGGCGCACACGTCCTGTCGTTTCTGTCGCATCTGTTGCGTCACATTTCTGGATCGATCACGGTACTGCTCGATAACGCCCGCATTCACAAGACGAAGGCGCTGGGCGCCTTCGTTGCAGCTGAACCTCGATTGTCGGTGGTGTACTTCCCGCCATACGCGCCTGAACTGAATCCGATTGAGCCGGTGTGGGCGTATGTGAAGCAGCATGTCCTCGCGAACTTCTGCCCGTCAGATCTTCAGACGTTGAAGGCCCGATTGCCCGTGGCGTGGCGGAAAGTGCGAGCGGCTGAGCTTCCAAGGCGCCTCCTGCATGGAGCTCGGCTGTGACCCAGTTGCGCAGGAATCAATAATCAGATACCCCGAGTCTCGAACCTTCACCGCCACACCCGGACAACCGTTTCCGCCGATCTTCGAAGACGCAACCAGACCGAGACACTTCGCCTCTGGCGAGAAGT
This is a stretch of genomic DNA from Deinococcus grandis. It encodes these proteins:
- a CDS encoding IS630 family transposase (programmed frameshift); protein product: MPPAWQPTRWTREQMEERRLFAEPYLRAGELSSTQIAERCGVSSSAVRRWRQRLRTQGSLEATIAPGRTPRLTDAQIAQIMTILSAGPGPAQAPNARWTCPQVRELIGQTYDVWYDVDHLSRLLRQWGFTPQKPMRRAREQDQEALVTWVDTTVPELKKKVEAGETLVFIDEVGFSLKPTVTRTWAPCGQTPVLVSKYRWDSVSTIGAIATTGQFLQHTHPASINGAHVLSFLSHLLRHISGSITVLLDNARIHKTKALGAFVAAEPRLSVVYFPPYAPELNPIEPVWAYVKQHVLANFCPSDLQTLKARLPVAWRKVRAAELPRRLLHGARL
- the tnpC gene encoding IS66 family transposase, which translates into the protein MATPLTEQDLYEIIRKQAEQIEQLQKRIEQLERQQRKYAAPHSRGSRKAHPKTAGRRAGEGVFTYKRPPAPEQEDVVIDVPAPNTCTACGYVGELIFKRNDRAWISDLPAQTVQITAYHVPVMVCPQCGQTVRGAHPDLQPDQRGATGHRCGPRLAATIQALHHEVGLPQRRIPRVLGLTTGIRVSQGAITQAAQRLARDGRPLATHVESLERELRAAPYVHHDDTGWRVNATQAWVSTFRSAETVLFRANLQHTNVELRAVLGNAFGGVLVCDRFKVYDSHTLAGVQQQKCLAHVLRNVQTVSEQAQGKRGRGREYGQRLAEVCRALMALHAQHRRGGCSLDEYRQQGEALTLRLDALLDRRPLKTPGNERLRLGLLKQYRQGRLLRFLVDPDIPPTNNAAERSLRSVVIARKVSQCSKNALGAQTYMRIKSTVETARLRGQDPVDVLINLRR